A window from Streptomyces sp. NBC_00271 encodes these proteins:
- a CDS encoding DUF4184 family protein encodes MPFTLSHAAAVLPALRGDGSGRGRLAPAALVAGSFAPDMTYYAASVVPGAMEFGDFTHSFTGVLTFDVLVACVLVGAWLVLREPLVALLPRARQGRPAALLRCGTPRGPVRSSTALWWYASAVLGALTHVVWDAFTHHDRWGVRLVPVLSRNADGTPVFTYAQYGSSLVGAVLIVAFVSVALRRAPSAEPVGVPVLSRSDRWLAAAVIGGCGLMGAVQRASRWWAYWGTRAKPWELIPALCFGAGAGLVLGLALYAVGVRVWRPAPARPSPAPVRAAPNRPTPR; translated from the coding sequence TTGCCCTTCACCCTCAGCCACGCGGCGGCCGTACTGCCCGCCCTGCGCGGCGACGGAAGCGGCCGCGGCCGCCTCGCGCCCGCGGCACTCGTGGCCGGTTCCTTCGCCCCCGACATGACCTACTACGCGGCGAGCGTGGTCCCCGGAGCGATGGAGTTCGGCGATTTCACGCACTCGTTCACCGGTGTCCTCACCTTCGACGTACTCGTCGCCTGCGTGTTGGTGGGTGCCTGGCTGGTACTGCGCGAACCCTTGGTGGCGCTGTTGCCACGGGCCCGTCAGGGCCGTCCCGCGGCTCTGCTGCGCTGCGGGACACCGCGCGGGCCGGTGCGCTCCTCGACCGCACTGTGGTGGTACGCCTCCGCGGTGCTCGGCGCGCTGACACACGTCGTGTGGGACGCGTTCACGCACCACGACCGGTGGGGGGTTCGGCTGGTCCCCGTCCTGTCGCGGAACGCCGACGGCACGCCGGTGTTCACCTACGCGCAGTACGGCAGTTCGCTGGTGGGGGCCGTCTTGATCGTGGCCTTCGTGAGTGTCGCGCTGCGCCGGGCGCCCTCGGCCGAACCGGTGGGGGTGCCGGTGCTTTCGCGTTCCGACCGGTGGCTGGCCGCCGCCGTCATCGGCGGCTGCGGGCTGATGGGCGCCGTGCAGCGGGCGTCACGCTGGTGGGCGTACTGGGGCACCCGCGCGAAGCCCTGGGAGTTGATCCCGGCGCTCTGCTTCGGCGCGGGCGCGGGTCTCGTGCTCGGGCTCGCGCTGTACGCCGTCGGGGTCAGGGTGTGGCGCCCCGCTCCGGCTCGTCCCAGCCCGGCACCGGTCCGCGCGGCGCCGAACCGTCCGACACCTCGCTGA
- a CDS encoding serine hydrolase → MGISMLNRRTAMATAVVSALLAPVSAVAASASTAQVPAACRSTRNPELAARMSRDIRTVLSSRQGTVAVAVRDDSSDLTCALASERQYDSASVAKLTIMEATLHRADELGRTLTNWELANVRPMITISDNTAAQHLWRDLGRTCLGRFLDRVGTRRTELGPAGYWGLTRTTAADQMRLLGVLTGAGSFLKSRAYGLKLLSQVRGDQRWGVPAGMPRGLQAHIKNGWLPRSTHGWRVHSVGVFTGSDRTYRIVVLSHDNPTMAYGVRTIERIAQAVHRGLNRGRGAVQGFTPENGISEVSDGSAPRGPVPGWDEPERGATP, encoded by the coding sequence ATGGGTATAAGCATGCTCAACCGTCGCACGGCCATGGCCACAGCCGTCGTCTCGGCGCTGCTCGCGCCAGTATCCGCGGTGGCCGCGAGCGCGAGCACCGCCCAGGTGCCCGCGGCCTGCCGATCCACCCGCAACCCCGAGCTCGCCGCCCGGATGTCCCGCGACATCAGGACGGTGCTGTCGTCACGCCAGGGCACCGTCGCCGTGGCGGTGCGCGACGACAGCAGCGACCTGACCTGCGCCCTCGCGAGCGAGCGCCAGTACGACTCGGCGAGCGTCGCCAAGCTCACGATCATGGAGGCCACCCTGCACCGCGCGGACGAGCTGGGCCGCACCCTCACGAACTGGGAGCTCGCCAACGTACGCCCCATGATCACCATCTCGGACAACACCGCGGCCCAGCATCTGTGGAGAGACCTGGGCCGCACCTGCCTCGGCCGTTTCCTGGACCGTGTCGGAACGCGCCGCACCGAGCTCGGCCCGGCAGGCTACTGGGGCCTGACCCGCACCACGGCCGCCGACCAGATGCGGCTGCTGGGCGTGCTCACAGGCGCCGGCTCCTTCCTGAAGAGCCGCGCCTACGGCCTGAAACTGCTCAGCCAGGTCCGCGGCGACCAGCGCTGGGGCGTCCCCGCCGGCATGCCGCGCGGCCTGCAGGCGCACATCAAGAACGGCTGGCTGCCCCGGTCCACCCACGGCTGGCGCGTCCACAGCGTCGGCGTGTTCACCGGCTCCGACCGCACGTACCGCATCGTCGTCCTGTCGCACGACAACCCGACGATGGCGTACGGGGTCCGCACCATCGAGCGCATCGCCCAGGCCGTCCACCGCGGCCTCAACCGTGGGCGCGGCGCCGTCCAGGGCTTCACTCCGGAGAACGGGATCAGCGAGGTGTCGGACGGTTCGGCGCCGCGCGGACCGGTGCCGGGCTGGGACGAGCCGGAGCGGGGCGCCACACCCTGA
- a CDS encoding SPW_0924 family protein — MRALIAAATGLAVAFALVLTITAMGSPAGKTSPKPLLTTVPAHP, encoded by the coding sequence ATGCGCGCCCTCATCGCCGCCGCGACCGGTCTCGCCGTGGCGTTCGCCCTGGTGCTCACGATCACGGCCATGGGCTCACCGGCAGGCAAGACCTCGCCCAAGCCGCTGCTGACGACCGTGCCCGCGCACCCGTAG
- a CDS encoding lytic transglycosylase domain-containing protein, translating to MAAHFGRLRKGATTTAVAAVAVAALSASQAPGVTTDDLGRQSAGSAQPSGDANTGGEGGGATGDSPYYTDLPPLKSPNPSPSASPTTGTTVSVGDGEAGIPATVLDAYKKAEAELRASKPGCNLPWQLLAAIGKVESGQARGGRVDASGTTYSPILGPKLDGNGFALIADTDNGAYDGDPAYDRAVGPMQFIPSTWEWAGRDGNSDGKKDPNNVYDAALAAGHYLCRFDRDLSVQSQMNAAILNYNNSTEYLNTVLSWLEYYRKGTHEVPDGTGTLPSHSSNSDPASPNPSTPATPSTPSTPSTPSTPKPGGGGSTSPTPKPPAPTSPAPSPTPPTPTQTVDHLEDADTGKLTATAGSAFGAKVAVRAESKASKGVAKVRVRFTIIGDTDATFTGGESVATVVTGSAGTATAPALVAGEKTGDFTVRATVVGRVLGGLDYTATVTPRQADTLTRTGDTPLTCVPGGEFADQVELKATYKGAVAGKVAATATLIKSADDPTENDKGPYFKDADGKTIRTLTDLTTDADGVLKLPKLYADDATGTFLLRVNTTGGAVLTVELKVAAAAS from the coding sequence ATGGCGGCGCATTTCGGCAGACTGCGCAAGGGAGCGACGACCACCGCCGTGGCCGCGGTCGCGGTCGCGGCCCTGTCTGCTTCCCAGGCACCCGGAGTGACCACCGACGACCTCGGCAGACAGTCCGCCGGCTCCGCCCAGCCGTCGGGCGACGCGAACACCGGTGGCGAAGGCGGCGGCGCGACCGGCGACTCGCCGTACTACACCGACCTTCCGCCGCTGAAGAGCCCCAACCCGAGCCCGTCGGCGAGTCCGACCACCGGCACGACCGTCTCCGTGGGCGACGGCGAGGCCGGCATCCCCGCGACCGTCCTCGACGCCTACAAGAAGGCCGAGGCCGAACTGCGCGCCTCCAAGCCGGGCTGCAACCTGCCCTGGCAGCTCCTCGCCGCCATCGGCAAGGTCGAGTCCGGCCAGGCCCGCGGCGGCCGGGTCGACGCGAGCGGCACGACGTACTCGCCGATCCTCGGCCCCAAGCTCGACGGCAACGGCTTCGCGCTGATAGCCGACACCGACAACGGCGCGTACGACGGCGATCCTGCCTACGACCGGGCCGTGGGCCCCATGCAGTTCATCCCCTCCACCTGGGAGTGGGCGGGCCGCGACGGCAACAGCGACGGCAAGAAGGACCCCAACAACGTCTACGACGCGGCGCTCGCGGCCGGCCACTACCTGTGCCGGTTCGACCGGGACCTGTCCGTGCAGTCGCAGATGAACGCCGCGATCCTGAACTACAACAACTCGACGGAGTACCTCAACACGGTTCTGTCGTGGCTGGAGTACTACCGCAAGGGCACTCACGAGGTCCCGGACGGCACGGGCACCCTGCCCTCGCACAGCAGCAACAGCGACCCCGCGAGCCCCAACCCGTCCACGCCCGCGACACCGAGCACACCGAGCACACCGAGCACACCGAGTACCCCCAAGCCAGGCGGTGGCGGCTCGACGAGCCCCACCCCGAAGCCGCCCGCGCCGACTTCGCCCGCGCCGAGCCCGACGCCTCCCACGCCCACCCAGACGGTGGACCATCTGGAGGACGCGGACACCGGGAAGCTCACGGCGACGGCGGGCAGCGCCTTCGGCGCCAAGGTCGCCGTGCGGGCCGAGTCCAAGGCGAGCAAGGGTGTGGCGAAGGTCCGGGTGCGGTTCACGATCATCGGTGACACGGACGCCACCTTCACCGGCGGCGAGAGTGTTGCCACGGTCGTCACCGGCAGCGCGGGCACGGCCACCGCGCCCGCACTCGTGGCGGGGGAGAAGACCGGCGACTTCACCGTCCGCGCCACCGTCGTGGGCCGTGTGCTGGGCGGCCTCGACTACACGGCCACCGTCACCCCGCGCCAGGCCGACACCCTCACCCGCACCGGCGACACCCCGCTGACCTGTGTGCCGGGCGGCGAGTTCGCCGACCAGGTCGAGCTGAAGGCCACCTACAAGGGAGCCGTCGCGGGCAAGGTCGCGGCCACCGCGACGCTCATCAAGTCGGCGGACGACCCGACCGAGAACGACAAGGGCCCGTACTTCAAGGACGCGGACGGCAAGACGATCCGCACCCTCACGGACCTCACGACGGACGCCGACGGTGTGCTCAAGCTCCCCAAGCTGTACGCGGACGACGCGACCGGCACGTTCCTGCTCCGCGTCAACACCACGGGCGGCGCGGTGCTGACGGTCGAGCTGAAGGTCGCCGCAGCCGCCTCGTAG
- a CDS encoding PaaI family thioesterase, with protein sequence MGEQSHVKFPQEVIDEYAALGVDLPALFSAGHLGTRMGVQIIEASADRVVGTMPVEGNTQPYGLLHGGASAVLAETLGSVGSMLHGGSSKIAVGVDLNCTHHRGARSGLVTGVATPVHRGRTTATYEIVITDENDKRVCTARLTCLLRDVNPTDAAPAREA encoded by the coding sequence ATGGGCGAGCAGAGTCACGTGAAGTTCCCGCAAGAGGTCATCGACGAGTACGCCGCACTCGGCGTCGACCTGCCCGCCCTCTTCTCGGCAGGCCACCTCGGCACCCGCATGGGCGTACAGATCATCGAGGCCTCCGCGGACCGGGTCGTCGGCACCATGCCGGTGGAGGGCAACACCCAGCCGTACGGCCTCCTGCACGGCGGCGCCTCCGCCGTCCTCGCGGAGACCCTCGGCTCGGTCGGCTCCATGCTCCACGGCGGCAGCTCCAAGATCGCCGTCGGCGTCGACCTGAACTGCACCCACCACCGGGGCGCCCGCTCCGGCCTCGTCACCGGCGTGGCGACCCCCGTACACCGCGGGCGCACGACAGCGACGTACGAGATCGTCATCACCGACGAGAACGACAAGCGCGTCTGCACCGCCCGCCTCACCTGCCTCCTGCGCGACGTCAACCCCACCGACGCCGCCCCCGCACGCGAGGCCTGA
- the polA gene encoding DNA polymerase I has protein sequence MAETASKKTEKTAGAGRPRLMLMDGHSLAYRAFFALPAENFTTATGQPTNAIYGFASMLANTLRDEAPTHFAVAFDVSRKTWRSEEFTEYKANRSKTPDEFKGQVELIGELLDAMHAQRFAVDGFEADDIIATLATQAEAEGFEVLIVTGDRDSFQLVSEHTTVLYPTKGVSELTRFTPEKVVEKYGLTPAQYPDFAALRGDPSDNLPGIPGVGEKTAAKWINQFGSFADLVERVDEVKGKAGQNLRDHLEAVKLNRRLTEMVKDVELPKTVTDLERAAYDRTAVVMVLDTLEIRNPSLRERLFAVDPGTEEAEAAAPVVEGVELDGAVLGAGELKPWLAEHDGKAVLGLATVDTWALGSGSVAEVALAAADGAAAWFDPSRLDETDENAFAKWLADPKKPKVLHNAKGAMRVFAEHGWTIEGVSMDTALAAYLVKPGRRSFALDALSLEYLGRELGPAAATDGQLAFGADDQAEAEALMVQARTILDLGEAFGEKLAEVGAAELLRDMELPTSALLARLERHGIAADRAHLEAMEQMFAGAVQQAVKEAHASVGHEFNLGSPKQLQEVFFGELDLPKTKKTKTGYTTDADALAWLATQTDHELPVIMLRHREQARLRVTVEGLIKTIAADGRIHTTFNQTVAATGRLSSVDPNLQNIPVRTEEGRAIRRGFVVGEGFESLMTADYSQIELRVMAHLSEDEGLLEAFTSGEDLHTTVASQVFSVERSAVDAEMRRKIKAMSYGLAYGLSAFGLSQQLNIDAGEARALMDTYFERFGGVRDYLRRAVDEARATGYTATLFGRRRYLPDLNSDNRQRREAAERMALNAPIQGTAADIVKIAMLNVDRALREAGLKSRMLLQVHDEIVLEIAPGERAKTEELVRREMASAVHLRAPLDVSVGAGPDWESAAH, from the coding sequence GTGGCAGAAACAGCATCGAAGAAGACCGAGAAAACCGCAGGTGCGGGCCGTCCGCGGCTGATGCTCATGGATGGGCACTCGCTGGCGTACCGCGCGTTCTTCGCGCTGCCCGCGGAGAATTTCACGACCGCGACGGGTCAGCCGACGAACGCGATCTATGGTTTCGCGTCGATGCTGGCGAACACGCTGCGCGACGAGGCGCCCACGCATTTCGCGGTGGCGTTCGACGTCTCGCGCAAGACGTGGCGCTCCGAGGAGTTCACGGAGTACAAGGCGAACCGTTCGAAGACCCCGGACGAGTTCAAGGGACAGGTCGAGCTGATCGGCGAGCTGCTGGACGCGATGCACGCGCAGCGGTTCGCGGTCGACGGCTTCGAGGCCGACGACATCATCGCGACGCTCGCCACGCAGGCCGAGGCCGAGGGCTTCGAGGTCCTGATCGTCACCGGTGACCGCGACTCCTTCCAGCTGGTGTCCGAGCACACGACGGTGCTGTACCCGACGAAGGGCGTCTCCGAGCTGACCCGCTTCACTCCGGAGAAGGTCGTCGAGAAGTACGGGTTGACGCCGGCGCAGTACCCCGACTTCGCGGCGCTGCGCGGCGACCCGTCGGACAACCTGCCGGGCATCCCCGGCGTCGGCGAGAAGACGGCCGCGAAGTGGATCAACCAGTTCGGTTCGTTCGCGGACCTCGTCGAGCGCGTCGACGAGGTCAAGGGCAAGGCGGGGCAGAACCTCCGCGACCACCTGGAGGCGGTGAAGCTCAACCGCCGTCTCACGGAGATGGTGAAGGACGTCGAGCTCCCGAAGACGGTCACCGACCTGGAGCGCGCGGCGTACGACCGTACGGCTGTCGTGATGGTCCTGGACACCCTGGAGATCCGCAACCCCTCCCTGCGTGAGCGGCTCTTCGCCGTCGACCCCGGGACGGAGGAGGCCGAGGCGGCCGCTCCGGTCGTCGAGGGTGTCGAGCTGGACGGGGCGGTTCTGGGCGCGGGCGAGCTGAAGCCGTGGCTCGCCGAGCACGACGGCAAGGCGGTCCTGGGTCTGGCCACCGTCGACACGTGGGCGCTGGGTTCGGGTTCGGTGGCCGAGGTCGCGCTGGCCGCGGCGGACGGGGCGGCGGCGTGGTTCGACCCCTCGCGGCTGGACGAGACCGACGAGAATGCGTTCGCGAAGTGGCTCGCCGACCCCAAGAAGCCCAAGGTGCTGCACAACGCCAAGGGTGCGATGCGGGTCTTCGCCGAGCACGGGTGGACGATCGAGGGCGTGTCCATGGACACCGCGCTCGCCGCGTATCTGGTGAAGCCGGGCCGCCGCTCCTTCGCGCTGGACGCGCTGTCCCTGGAGTATCTGGGCCGGGAGCTGGGGCCCGCCGCGGCGACCGACGGTCAGCTGGCCTTCGGCGCGGACGACCAGGCCGAGGCCGAGGCGCTGATGGTGCAGGCCCGCACGATCCTCGACCTGGGCGAGGCGTTCGGCGAGAAGCTGGCGGAGGTCGGCGCGGCCGAGCTGCTGCGCGACATGGAGCTGCCGACGTCGGCGCTGCTGGCCCGGCTGGAGCGGCACGGCATCGCGGCGGACCGGGCGCACCTGGAAGCCATGGAGCAGATGTTCGCCGGCGCCGTGCAGCAGGCGGTGAAGGAGGCCCACGCCTCTGTCGGGCACGAGTTCAACCTCGGCTCGCCCAAGCAGCTCCAGGAGGTCTTCTTCGGCGAGCTGGACCTGCCCAAGACGAAGAAGACGAAGACCGGTTACACGACGGACGCGGACGCGCTGGCCTGGCTGGCCACGCAGACCGACCACGAGCTGCCGGTCATCATGCTGCGCCACCGTGAGCAGGCCAGGCTGCGGGTGACGGTCGAGGGCCTGATCAAGACGATCGCCGCGGACGGCCGCATCCACACCACGTTCAACCAGACGGTGGCCGCGACGGGCCGGCTCTCGTCGGTGGACCCGAACCTGCAGAACATCCCGGTCCGTACGGAGGAGGGCCGCGCGATCCGCCGCGGCTTCGTGGTCGGCGAGGGCTTCGAGTCCCTCATGACGGCCGACTACAGCCAGATCGAACTGCGCGTGATGGCCCATCTGTCCGAGGACGAGGGCCTGTTGGAGGCGTTCACGTCGGGCGAGGACCTGCACACGACGGTGGCGTCGCAGGTGTTCTCGGTCGAGCGTTCGGCGGTCGACGCGGAGATGCGGCGCAAGATCAAGGCGATGTCGTACGGCCTCGCCTACGGGCTGTCGGCGTTCGGTCTCTCCCAGCAGCTGAACATCGACGCGGGTGAGGCGCGTGCGTTGATGGACACGTACTTCGAGCGTTTCGGAGGCGTGCGGGACTATCTGCGCCGGGCGGTCGACGAGGCCCGCGCCACGGGCTACACGGCGACGCTCTTCGGGCGCCGCCGCTATCTGCCCGACCTCAACAGCGACAACCGGCAGCGTCGGGAGGCCGCCGAGCGCATGGCGCTCAACGCTCCCATCCAGGGCACGGCCGCGGACATCGTCAAGATCGCGATGCTGAACGTGGACCGGGCGCTGCGCGAGGCCGGGCTCAAGTCCCGCATGCTCCTCCAGGTCCACGACGAAATCGTCCTGGAGATCGCTCCCGGAGAGCGGGCGAAGACCGAGGAACTAGTCCGCCGCGAGATGGCGTCCGCCGTTCATCTCCGGGCGCCCCTCGACGTCTCCGTCGGCGCGGGCCCCGACTGGGAATCCGCAGCACACTAG
- a CDS encoding DUF3068 domain-containing protein has protein sequence MRRKASLILLAFAVFFAALSPLLRWYAFPRLAKIPANQYQDMVLEAKDATLLDYGTMQAKKVPKVTIVQTLKGDVEASDRIERTAGRDVVVWDSLSYVQGPDGKMVSKLPERYIFDAHSQDPVHATGESVDGDPVTREGIEFKWPFHTEKRDYEYFDAQTRTSAPIHYKGTQTFRGVKVYYFEQTIPWTKVKFPKVMPVQGITAESVAKTGTTRWYTTVRKFWVEPVTGAPVYGEEIHKEELRGGTLLGDRDKVTAFAGHVKMREDYIKHTVALVKSNRTLILLLTSYLPWGFLILGAALLSLSLYLEARSRRPGDPAPTEAAEPEPVNA, from the coding sequence ATGCGTCGCAAGGCCAGCCTGATCCTGCTCGCCTTCGCCGTGTTCTTCGCGGCGCTGTCCCCGCTGCTGCGCTGGTACGCCTTCCCGCGGCTGGCGAAGATCCCTGCCAACCAGTACCAGGACATGGTCCTGGAGGCGAAGGACGCGACCCTGCTCGACTACGGCACCATGCAGGCGAAGAAGGTCCCCAAGGTCACCATCGTGCAGACCCTGAAGGGCGACGTCGAGGCCTCCGACCGCATCGAGAGGACGGCGGGCCGCGACGTCGTCGTCTGGGACAGCCTCTCCTATGTGCAGGGCCCGGACGGGAAGATGGTCTCCAAGCTCCCCGAGCGCTACATCTTCGACGCGCACAGCCAGGACCCCGTCCACGCCACCGGCGAGTCCGTCGACGGCGACCCCGTCACACGCGAGGGCATCGAGTTCAAGTGGCCCTTCCACACGGAGAAGCGGGACTACGAGTACTTCGACGCGCAGACCCGTACCTCGGCCCCCATCCACTACAAGGGCACCCAGACCTTCCGCGGCGTCAAGGTGTACTACTTCGAGCAGACCATTCCCTGGACGAAGGTCAAGTTCCCCAAGGTCATGCCCGTCCAGGGCATCACTGCGGAGTCGGTCGCCAAGACGGGCACGACACGCTGGTACACGACCGTCCGCAAGTTCTGGGTGGAACCGGTCACCGGGGCGCCGGTCTACGGCGAGGAGATCCACAAGGAGGAGCTGCGGGGCGGCACCCTCCTCGGGGACCGCGACAAGGTGACCGCCTTCGCCGGACACGTGAAGATGCGCGAGGACTACATCAAGCACACCGTCGCCCTGGTCAAGTCCAACCGCACCCTGATCCTGCTGCTGACGTCGTATCTGCCGTGGGGCTTCCTGATCCTGGGCGCGGCTCTGCTGTCCCTCTCCCTCTACCTGGAGGCGCGCAGCCGCCGCCCGGGCGACCCGGCCCCCACGGAGGCGGCGGAACCGGAGCCGGTCAACGCCTGA
- a CDS encoding FdhF/YdeP family oxidoreductase → MASKPPKSDPIQDAPQVAEPKRAAAGLPAIGHTLRIAQQQMGVKRTALTLLRVNQKDGFDCPGCAWPEPAHRHTAEFCENGAKAVAEEATLRRVTPDFFAAHPVTDLHGRSGYWLGQQGRLTHPMYLPEGADHYEPVSWERAFDIVAEELAALGSPDEALFYTSGRTSNEAAFLYQLFARELGTNNLPDCSNMCHESSGSALSETIGIGKGSVLLEDLYKADLIIVAGQNPGTNHPRMLSALEKAKANGAKIISVNPLPEAGLGRFKNPQTPQGMLKGAALTDLFLQIRLGGDQALFRLLNKLVLETEGAVDEDFIAEHTHGYEEFAATARAADWDETLTATGLTREEIDETLRLVLSSQRTIVCWAMGLTQHKHSVPTIREVVNFLLLRGNIGRPGAGVCPVRGHSNVQGDRTMGIFERPAPAFLDALEKEFGFAPPREHGYDVVRAIRALRDGDAKVFFAMGGNFVSASPDTDVTEAAMRRARLTVHVSTKLNRSHVVTGARALILPTLGRTERDLQDSGEQFVTVEDSMGMVHASRGRLAPASEHLLSEPAIVCRLARRVLGEASRTPWEEFEKDYATIRDRIARVIPGFDDFNARIADPAGFTLPHAPRDERRFPTATGKANFTAAPVEYPKLPEGRLLLQTLRSHDQYNTTIYGLDDRYRGIKNGRRVVLVNPEDARALNVADGSYVDLVSEWRDGMERRAAGFRVVHYPTARGCAAAYYPETNVLVPLDATADTSNTPASKSVVVRLEQSATD, encoded by the coding sequence ATGGCCAGCAAGCCGCCCAAGAGCGATCCGATCCAGGACGCGCCGCAGGTCGCCGAGCCGAAGCGCGCCGCGGCCGGGCTGCCCGCCATCGGGCACACCCTGCGCATCGCCCAGCAGCAGATGGGGGTGAAGCGCACCGCGCTGACCCTCCTGCGCGTCAATCAGAAGGACGGCTTCGACTGCCCGGGCTGCGCCTGGCCCGAGCCGGCGCACCGGCACACGGCGGAGTTCTGCGAGAACGGCGCGAAGGCGGTCGCCGAGGAGGCCACCCTGCGCCGGGTCACCCCGGACTTCTTCGCCGCGCACCCGGTCACCGACCTGCACGGCCGCAGCGGCTACTGGCTCGGCCAGCAGGGCCGCCTCACCCACCCCATGTACCTGCCCGAGGGCGCCGACCACTACGAGCCGGTCTCCTGGGAGCGCGCCTTCGACATCGTCGCCGAGGAGCTCGCCGCCCTCGGCTCCCCCGACGAGGCCCTCTTCTACACCTCGGGGCGCACGAGCAACGAGGCCGCGTTCCTCTACCAGCTCTTCGCCCGCGAACTCGGCACGAACAACCTGCCGGACTGTTCGAACATGTGCCACGAGTCCTCGGGCTCCGCGCTCTCCGAGACCATCGGCATCGGCAAGGGCAGCGTCCTGCTCGAGGACCTCTACAAGGCGGACCTGATCATCGTCGCCGGGCAGAACCCCGGCACCAACCACCCGCGCATGCTCTCCGCCCTGGAGAAGGCCAAGGCCAACGGCGCGAAGATCATCAGTGTCAACCCGCTGCCCGAAGCGGGACTGGGGCGCTTCAAGAACCCGCAGACACCCCAGGGCATGCTCAAGGGCGCCGCCCTCACCGACCTGTTCCTGCAGATCCGGCTCGGCGGCGACCAGGCCCTCTTCCGCCTCCTGAACAAGCTCGTCCTGGAGACCGAGGGCGCGGTCGACGAGGACTTCATCGCCGAACACACCCACGGCTACGAGGAGTTCGCGGCCACCGCCCGCGCCGCCGACTGGGACGAGACCCTCACCGCCACCGGCCTCACCCGCGAGGAGATCGACGAGACCCTCCGCCTCGTCCTGTCCTCCCAACGCACCATCGTCTGCTGGGCCATGGGCCTCACCCAGCACAAGCACTCCGTGCCCACGATCCGCGAAGTGGTCAACTTCCTGCTGCTGCGCGGCAACATCGGTCGCCCCGGCGCGGGCGTCTGCCCGGTCCGCGGCCACTCGAACGTGCAGGGCGACCGCACCATGGGCATCTTCGAGCGCCCCGCCCCGGCCTTCCTGGACGCCCTGGAGAAGGAGTTCGGCTTCGCCCCGCCCCGCGAGCACGGCTACGACGTCGTACGGGCCATCCGCGCCCTGCGCGACGGCGACGCGAAGGTCTTCTTCGCCATGGGCGGCAACTTCGTCTCCGCCTCCCCCGACACCGACGTCACCGAGGCCGCCATGCGCCGCGCCCGCCTCACGGTGCACGTCTCGACCAAGCTCAACCGCTCCCACGTCGTCACCGGCGCCCGCGCCCTGATCCTGCCCACCCTCGGACGGACCGAGCGCGACCTCCAAGACAGCGGCGAACAGTTCGTGACCGTCGAGGACTCCATGGGCATGGTCCACGCCTCACGCGGCCGTCTGGCGCCCGCGAGCGAGCACCTCCTGTCCGAGCCGGCCATCGTCTGCCGCCTCGCCCGCCGCGTGCTCGGCGAGGCCTCCCGCACCCCCTGGGAGGAGTTCGAGAAGGACTACGCCACGATCCGCGACCGCATCGCGCGCGTGATCCCCGGCTTCGACGACTTCAACGCACGCATCGCCGACCCTGCCGGCTTCACCCTCCCCCACGCCCCCCGCGACGAACGCCGCTTCCCCACCGCCACCGGCAAGGCCAACTTCACCGCCGCGCCCGTCGAGTACCCGAAGCTCCCCGAAGGCCGCCTCCTCCTCCAGACCCTGCGCTCGCACGACCAGTACAACACCACCATCTACGGCCTCGACGACCGCTACAGGGGCATAAAGAACGGCCGCCGAGTGGTCCTCGTCAACCCCGAGGACGCCCGCGCGCTGAACGTCGCCGACGGCTCGTACGTCGACCTCGTCAGCGAGTGGCGTGACGGCATGGAGCGGCGCGCCGCCGGCTTCCGCGTCGTGCACTACCCGACCGCCCGCGGCTGCGCCGCCGCGTACTACCCGGAGACCAACGTCCTCGTCCCGCTCGACGCCACCGCGGACACCAGTAACACCCCGGCCAGCAAGTCCGTCGTGGTCCGTCTGGAACAATCGGCCACCGACTGA